From Apis cerana isolate GH-2021 linkage group LG10, AcerK_1.0, whole genome shotgun sequence, one genomic window encodes:
- the LOC108002255 gene encoding DNA (cytosine-5)-methyltransferase PliMCI-like isoform X2, giving the protein MKSNTSKFNRQTSIIDMFSKQLAKKKQMNATNKEDIQKLQNIKTENNILQKSEQNKENHDPKTDEEYLDEHIEKKAKLTDINILPTPQIKNINMFHNKCEYCRQKLNEIKFYLGHPNGAVDEEIALIDPKLCLFNGTESFIHESDQRPQNKLTYFSVYDKNGHLCAFDTGLIEKNVMLYFSGYIKAIYEEDASPEGGVPTKDMGPINEWYVSGFDGGELALIGFNTAFAEYILMDPSEEYAPFMDIVKEKIYMSKLVIEFLLDEINPSYEDLLNKFQTIVPPKNMSKFTEDSLLRHAQFICDQVLSFDNSADPEDTLLITSPCMRALANLAGVTLGKRITFRRTQLREQKVRKPAWTKATTTKLVSDMFENIFTDQLIKHDDKITMGPKRQRCGVCEHCQQPDCGLCNACKDMIKFGGTGRSKQACVKRRCPNMAIQEADDSDPENEDQYEILMENKKIEEDKSKKKDFKELKKEIIWIGDQIANENLKTYYKSVIVGDEEIGINDYVLVEPRNPAIPSHVAKVIYMWENKNGIKQFHANWLHRGNDTILGETSDPIELFLSDDCDDIPFKSVRSKCTVIFKEIQKNWSELGNMDLNFENDVKDLDGKTFFFQKRYIPETARFEDPVPDIKYFHKKNSYRFCPACTRLNMLEQFNTPKVYERIEEKNSKEVIYGLVKYKGEDYRVGTTVFLQPDVFNFKYKTTYQDVLKLKKENVDEDMYPEFYRKSSDHIKGSNFDTPDPFCIGYINKIFANTNDMLVPPSDINIMVNKLYRPENTHRSSTLMEQADLNMVYWSNEVCNIKFIKVVGKCYLAYSENLNQSIEEWIAAGPYRFYFNEAYNVQEKTFDEPPYHAISIGKCGKSKGNLKFKGKKTEESEKRAIVNTPIEYKKISEKLKTLDVFAGCGGLSEGLHQAGVAENLWAIEKEESAAYAYRLNNPNATVFIEDCNVLLKKVMNGETTNEIGQKLPQKGQVELLCGGPPCQGFSGMNRFNSRQYSLFKNSLVVSYLSYCDYYRPNFFIMENVRNFVSFKRTGNYGIPQTRRRMIILAAAPGQMLPKYPEPSHVFSKRACQLSVLVDNKKYSSNCNWIDSAPFRTISVKDAMFDLPEIKNGWNKEEMSYTNEPTTHFQRKMRGKQYQPLLRDHICKEMTPLVEARMAHIPIASGSDWRDLPNIAVRLSDGTYCKKLEYTHDDKKAGKSSVGAYRGVCCCCTGKSCDPTDRQFNTLIPWCLPHTGNRHNHWAGLYGRLEWNGYFSTTITNPEPMGKQGRVLHPVQTRVVSVRECARSQGFPDSFRFYGNILDKHRQIGNAVPPPLGVAIGYEIRNCIQNKDITEIDIKIQND; this is encoded by the exons atgaaGTCTAAtacatcaaaatttaatagacaAACATCTATAATTGATATGTTTTCTAAACAACTTgctaaaaaaaagcaaatgaaTGCAACTAATAAAGAAGAcatacaaaaattacaaaatataaaaacagaaaataatatattgcaaaaaagtgaacaaaataaagaaaatcatgATCCAAAGACGGATGAGGAATATTTAGATGAGCACATCGAAAAAAAAGCTAAACTtacagatattaatatattaccaacacctcaaattaaaaatataaatatgtttcataataaatgtgaatattgtcgtcaaaaattaaatgaaataaaattttatctgggTCATCCGAATGGTGCTGTAGATGAAGAAATTGCTTTAATCGACccaaaattatgtttatttaatggAACTGAATCTTTCATACATGAAAGTGATCAGCGTCCTCAAAATAAATTGACTTATTTCAG tgtttatgataaaaatggcCATTTATGTGCTTTTGATACTGgacttatagaaaaaaatgtaatgttatatttttctggTTATATAAAAGCTATTTATGAAGAAGATGCATCACCAGAGGGTGGAGTACCAACAAAAGATATGGGTCCAATAAATGAGTGGTATGTATCTGGTTTTGATGGAGGAGAACTGGCTCTTATAGGTTTCAATACAGCATTTgcggaatatattttaatggatCCATCTGAAGAATATGCTCCTTTTATGGatattgttaaagaaaaaatatatatgagtaAATTGGTTATCGAATTTCTTTTAGATGAAATTAATCCCAGCTACGAagatttacttaataaatttcaa acAATAGTACCACCtaaaaatatgtcaaaattTACTGAAGATTCTTTACTAAGACATGCACAATTTATATGTGATCAAGTATTATCATTTGATAATTCTGCTGACCCAGAAGATACACTTCTTATTACAAGTCCTTGTATGCGCGCATTAGCAAATCTTGCAGGCGTTACATTAGGAAAAAGAATAACTTTCCGTCGAACGCAACTTAGAGAACAAAAAGTTAGAAAACCTGCTTGGACAAAAGCAACTACTACAAAATTAGTTAGTgatatgtttgaaaatatatttacagatcAGTTAATTAAACATGACGATAAGATAACAATG GGACCTAAAAGACAAAGATGTGGAGTATGTGAACATTGTCAACAACCTGATTGTGGTCTTTGTAATGCTTGTAaagatatgattaaatttggaGGAACTGGAAGAAGTAAGCAAGCTTGTGTTAAAAGAAGATGTCCAAATATGGCTATTCaa gaAGCGGATGATTCTGATCCAGAAAATGAAgatcaatatgaaattttaatggaaaataaaaaaattgaagaagacaaaagcaaaaaaaaagattttaaagaacTCAAAAAAGAGATTATATGGATAGGAGATCAAATTgccaatgaaaatttaaaaacatattacaAATCTGTTATAGTTGGTGATGAAGAAATAGGAATAAATGATTATGTACTTGTAGAACCAAGAAATCCAGCAATTCCATCTCATGTTgctaaagttatttatatgtgggaaaataaaaatggtataaaacaatttcatgCAAATTGGTTGCATAGAGGAAATGATACTATTCTTGGAGAAACATCAGATCCTATAGAACTATTTTTGAGCGATGACTGTGATGATATACCCTTCAAATCTGTCAGATCTAAATGTactgttatttttaaagaaatacaaaaaaattggaGTGAATtag gtaatatggatttaaattttgaaaatgatgtaAAAGATCTAGAtggtaaaacatttttttttcaaaagcgtTATATACCCGAAACGGCTAGATTTGAAGATCCTGTAcctgatataaaatattttcataaaaaaaacagtTATCGATTTTGTCCTGCATGTACTCGTTTAAATATGTTGGAACAGTTCAATACACCAaag gtATATGAacgaatagaagaaaaaaatagcaaagaaGTTATTTATGGTTTAGTAAAGTACAAAGGGGAAGACTATAGAGTTGGAACAACTGTATTTTTACAACCAgatgttttcaattttaaatataaaactacatATCAAGatgttttaaaacttaaaaaagaaaatgtagatGAAGATATGTATCctgaattttatagaaaatcttCTGATCATATAAAAGGTTCAAATTTTGATACTCCTGATCCTTTTTGTAtaggatatataaataaaatattcgccaATACAAATGATATGTTAGTTCCACCTTCTGACATTAATATtatggtaaataaattatatagaccAGAAAATACACATAGAAGTTCTACATTAATGGAACAAGCAGATCTAAATATGGTTTATTGGAGTAATGAAG tatgcaatatcaaatttattaaagttgtTGGAAAATGCTATCTTGCTTATTCTGAGAATTTAAATCAATCTATCGAAGAATGGATTGCTGCAGGAccatatcgattttatttcaatgaagCTTATAATGTACaagaaaaaacatttgatGAACCACCATATCATGCTATTAGTATTGGTAAATGTGGTAAAAGTAAaggcaatttaaaatttaaagggaAAAAAACAGAGGAAAGTGAAAAAAGAGCAATTGTTAATACACCTattgaatataagaaaatatcagaaaaattaaaaacattagatGTATTTGCTGGTTGTGGTG gGTTATCTGAAGGTTTACATCAAGCTGGTGTAGCTGAAAATCTTTGGgctatagaaaaagaagaatctgcTGCTTATGcatatcgattaaataatcCTAATGCAACAGTATTTATAGAAGAttgtaatgtattattaaaaaaagttatgaat GGTGAAACAACAAATGAAATTGGTCAAAAACTTCCACAGAAAGGGCAAGTAGAATTATTGTGTGGTGGTCCACCATGTCAAGGTTTTAGTGGCATGAATCGTTTCAATTCTCGtcaatattctttattcaagAATTCTCTTgttgtttcatatttatcatattgtgATTACTACAgacctaatttttttattatggaaaatgttcgaaattttgtttctttcaagAGAA CTGGAAATTATGGAATACCTCAAACAAGACGaag AATGATAATTCTAGCTGCTGCACCTGGACAAATGCTACCAAAATATCCGGAACCTTCACATGTTTTTAGTAAACGTGCTTGCCAATTAAGCGTATTAGTTGATAATAAAAAG tatAGCTCAAATTGTAATTGGATAGATTCTGCACCATTTAGGACAATTAGTGTAAAAGATGCAATGTTTGATTTaccagaaattaaaaatggttGGAATAAGGAAGAAATGTCATATACAAATGAACCAACAAcacattttcaaagaaaa atgagaGGAAAACAGTATCAACCATTATTAAGAGATCATATATGTAAAGAAATGACACCTCTTGTAGAAGCAAGAATGGCTCATATTCCAATTGCGAGTGGTTCTGACTGGCGGGATTTACCAAATATTGCTGTTAGATTAAGTGATGGtacttattgtaaaaaatt agAATATACTCATGATGATAAAAAAGCTGGAAAGAGTTCTGTGGGAGCATATCGTGGAGTATGTTGTTGTTGCACTGGAAAATCATGTGATCCTACAGATAGacaatttaatactttaattccATGGTGTTTACCACATACGGGAAATCGTCATAATCATTGGGCAGGTTTATATGGTAGACTAGAATGGAATGGATATTTTAGTACAACTATTACAAATCCTGAACCTATGGGAAAACaa ggTCGTGTATTACATCCAGTACAAACTCGAGTAGTAAGTGTGCGTGAATGTGCTAGGTCTCAAGGATTCCCagattcttttcgtttttatgGCAATATACTCGATAAACATCGACAAATTGGAAATGCAGTTCCTCCACCACTAGGAGTAGCTATTGGTTATGAAATAAGGAATTGTATACAAAACAAAGATATAActgaaattgatataaaaatacaaaatgattaa
- the LOC108002255 gene encoding DNA (cytosine-5)-methyltransferase PliMCI-like isoform X1, translating to MKSNTSKFNRQTSIIDMFSKQLAKKKQMNATNKEDIQKLQNIKTENNILQKSEQNKENHDPKTDEEYLDEHIEKKAKLTDINILPTPQIKNINMFHNKCEYCRQKLNEIKFYLGHPNGAVDEEIALIDPKLCLFNGTESFIHESDQRPQNKLTYFSVYDKNGHLCAFDTGLIEKNVMLYFSGYIKAIYEEDASPEGGVPTKDMGPINEWYVSGFDGGELALIGFNTAFAEYILMDPSEEYAPFMDIVKEKIYMSKLVIEFLLDEINPSYEDLLNKFQTIVPPKNMSKFTEDSLLRHAQFICDQVLSFDNSADPEDTLLITSPCMRALANLAGVTLGKRITFRRTQLREQKVRKPAWTKATTTKLVSDMFENIFTDQLIKHDDKITMGPKRQRCGVCEHCQQPDCGLCNACKDMIKFGGTGRSKQACVKRRCPNMAIQEADDSDPENEDQYEILMENKKIEEDKSKKKDFKELKKEIIWIGDQIANENLKTYYKSVIVGDEEIGINDYVLVEPRNPAIPSHVAKVIYMWENKNGIKQFHANWLHRGNDTILGETSDPIELFLSDDCDDIPFKSVRSKCTVIFKEIQKNWSELGNMDLNFENDVKDLDGKTFFFQKRYIPETARFEDPVPDIKYFHKKNSYRFCPACTRLNMLEQFNTPKVYERIEEKNSKEVIYGLVKYKGEDYRVGTTVFLQPDVFNFKYKTTYQDVLKLKKENVDEDMYPEFYRKSSDHIKGSNFDTPDPFCIGYINKIFANTNDMLVPPSDINIMVNKLYRPENTHRSSTLMEQADLNMVYWSNEVCNIKFIKVVGKCYLAYSENLNQSIEEWIAAGPYRFYFNEAYNVQEKTFDEPPYHAISIGKCGKSKGNLKFKGKKTEESEKRAIVNTPIEYKKISEKLKTLDVFAGCGGLSEGLHQAGVAENLWAIEKEESAAYAYRLNNPNATVFIEDCNVLLKKVMNGETTNEIGQKLPQKGQVELLCGGPPCQGFSGMNRFNSRQYSLFKNSLVVSYLSYCDYYRPNFFIMENVRNFVSFKRSMVLKLTLRCLIRMGYQCTFGILQAGNYGIPQTRRRMIILAAAPGQMLPKYPEPSHVFSKRACQLSVLVDNKKYSSNCNWIDSAPFRTISVKDAMFDLPEIKNGWNKEEMSYTNEPTTHFQRKMRGKQYQPLLRDHICKEMTPLVEARMAHIPIASGSDWRDLPNIAVRLSDGTYCKKLEYTHDDKKAGKSSVGAYRGVCCCCTGKSCDPTDRQFNTLIPWCLPHTGNRHNHWAGLYGRLEWNGYFSTTITNPEPMGKQGRVLHPVQTRVVSVRECARSQGFPDSFRFYGNILDKHRQIGNAVPPPLGVAIGYEIRNCIQNKDITEIDIKIQND from the exons atgaaGTCTAAtacatcaaaatttaatagacaAACATCTATAATTGATATGTTTTCTAAACAACTTgctaaaaaaaagcaaatgaaTGCAACTAATAAAGAAGAcatacaaaaattacaaaatataaaaacagaaaataatatattgcaaaaaagtgaacaaaataaagaaaatcatgATCCAAAGACGGATGAGGAATATTTAGATGAGCACATCGAAAAAAAAGCTAAACTtacagatattaatatattaccaacacctcaaattaaaaatataaatatgtttcataataaatgtgaatattgtcgtcaaaaattaaatgaaataaaattttatctgggTCATCCGAATGGTGCTGTAGATGAAGAAATTGCTTTAATCGACccaaaattatgtttatttaatggAACTGAATCTTTCATACATGAAAGTGATCAGCGTCCTCAAAATAAATTGACTTATTTCAG tgtttatgataaaaatggcCATTTATGTGCTTTTGATACTGgacttatagaaaaaaatgtaatgttatatttttctggTTATATAAAAGCTATTTATGAAGAAGATGCATCACCAGAGGGTGGAGTACCAACAAAAGATATGGGTCCAATAAATGAGTGGTATGTATCTGGTTTTGATGGAGGAGAACTGGCTCTTATAGGTTTCAATACAGCATTTgcggaatatattttaatggatCCATCTGAAGAATATGCTCCTTTTATGGatattgttaaagaaaaaatatatatgagtaAATTGGTTATCGAATTTCTTTTAGATGAAATTAATCCCAGCTACGAagatttacttaataaatttcaa acAATAGTACCACCtaaaaatatgtcaaaattTACTGAAGATTCTTTACTAAGACATGCACAATTTATATGTGATCAAGTATTATCATTTGATAATTCTGCTGACCCAGAAGATACACTTCTTATTACAAGTCCTTGTATGCGCGCATTAGCAAATCTTGCAGGCGTTACATTAGGAAAAAGAATAACTTTCCGTCGAACGCAACTTAGAGAACAAAAAGTTAGAAAACCTGCTTGGACAAAAGCAACTACTACAAAATTAGTTAGTgatatgtttgaaaatatatttacagatcAGTTAATTAAACATGACGATAAGATAACAATG GGACCTAAAAGACAAAGATGTGGAGTATGTGAACATTGTCAACAACCTGATTGTGGTCTTTGTAATGCTTGTAaagatatgattaaatttggaGGAACTGGAAGAAGTAAGCAAGCTTGTGTTAAAAGAAGATGTCCAAATATGGCTATTCaa gaAGCGGATGATTCTGATCCAGAAAATGAAgatcaatatgaaattttaatggaaaataaaaaaattgaagaagacaaaagcaaaaaaaaagattttaaagaacTCAAAAAAGAGATTATATGGATAGGAGATCAAATTgccaatgaaaatttaaaaacatattacaAATCTGTTATAGTTGGTGATGAAGAAATAGGAATAAATGATTATGTACTTGTAGAACCAAGAAATCCAGCAATTCCATCTCATGTTgctaaagttatttatatgtgggaaaataaaaatggtataaaacaatttcatgCAAATTGGTTGCATAGAGGAAATGATACTATTCTTGGAGAAACATCAGATCCTATAGAACTATTTTTGAGCGATGACTGTGATGATATACCCTTCAAATCTGTCAGATCTAAATGTactgttatttttaaagaaatacaaaaaaattggaGTGAATtag gtaatatggatttaaattttgaaaatgatgtaAAAGATCTAGAtggtaaaacatttttttttcaaaagcgtTATATACCCGAAACGGCTAGATTTGAAGATCCTGTAcctgatataaaatattttcataaaaaaaacagtTATCGATTTTGTCCTGCATGTACTCGTTTAAATATGTTGGAACAGTTCAATACACCAaag gtATATGAacgaatagaagaaaaaaatagcaaagaaGTTATTTATGGTTTAGTAAAGTACAAAGGGGAAGACTATAGAGTTGGAACAACTGTATTTTTACAACCAgatgttttcaattttaaatataaaactacatATCAAGatgttttaaaacttaaaaaagaaaatgtagatGAAGATATGTATCctgaattttatagaaaatcttCTGATCATATAAAAGGTTCAAATTTTGATACTCCTGATCCTTTTTGTAtaggatatataaataaaatattcgccaATACAAATGATATGTTAGTTCCACCTTCTGACATTAATATtatggtaaataaattatatagaccAGAAAATACACATAGAAGTTCTACATTAATGGAACAAGCAGATCTAAATATGGTTTATTGGAGTAATGAAG tatgcaatatcaaatttattaaagttgtTGGAAAATGCTATCTTGCTTATTCTGAGAATTTAAATCAATCTATCGAAGAATGGATTGCTGCAGGAccatatcgattttatttcaatgaagCTTATAATGTACaagaaaaaacatttgatGAACCACCATATCATGCTATTAGTATTGGTAAATGTGGTAAAAGTAAaggcaatttaaaatttaaagggaAAAAAACAGAGGAAAGTGAAAAAAGAGCAATTGTTAATACACCTattgaatataagaaaatatcagaaaaattaaaaacattagatGTATTTGCTGGTTGTGGTG gGTTATCTGAAGGTTTACATCAAGCTGGTGTAGCTGAAAATCTTTGGgctatagaaaaagaagaatctgcTGCTTATGcatatcgattaaataatcCTAATGCAACAGTATTTATAGAAGAttgtaatgtattattaaaaaaagttatgaat GGTGAAACAACAAATGAAATTGGTCAAAAACTTCCACAGAAAGGGCAAGTAGAATTATTGTGTGGTGGTCCACCATGTCAAGGTTTTAGTGGCATGAATCGTTTCAATTCTCGtcaatattctttattcaagAATTCTCTTgttgtttcatatttatcatattgtgATTACTACAgacctaatttttttattatggaaaatgttcgaaattttgtttctttcaagAGAAGTatggttttaaaattaacattaagatGTTTAATTCGTATGGGTTATCAATGTACATTTGGTATTCTTCAAGCTGGAAATTATGGAATACCTCAAACAAGACGaag AATGATAATTCTAGCTGCTGCACCTGGACAAATGCTACCAAAATATCCGGAACCTTCACATGTTTTTAGTAAACGTGCTTGCCAATTAAGCGTATTAGTTGATAATAAAAAG tatAGCTCAAATTGTAATTGGATAGATTCTGCACCATTTAGGACAATTAGTGTAAAAGATGCAATGTTTGATTTaccagaaattaaaaatggttGGAATAAGGAAGAAATGTCATATACAAATGAACCAACAAcacattttcaaagaaaa atgagaGGAAAACAGTATCAACCATTATTAAGAGATCATATATGTAAAGAAATGACACCTCTTGTAGAAGCAAGAATGGCTCATATTCCAATTGCGAGTGGTTCTGACTGGCGGGATTTACCAAATATTGCTGTTAGATTAAGTGATGGtacttattgtaaaaaatt agAATATACTCATGATGATAAAAAAGCTGGAAAGAGTTCTGTGGGAGCATATCGTGGAGTATGTTGTTGTTGCACTGGAAAATCATGTGATCCTACAGATAGacaatttaatactttaattccATGGTGTTTACCACATACGGGAAATCGTCATAATCATTGGGCAGGTTTATATGGTAGACTAGAATGGAATGGATATTTTAGTACAACTATTACAAATCCTGAACCTATGGGAAAACaa ggTCGTGTATTACATCCAGTACAAACTCGAGTAGTAAGTGTGCGTGAATGTGCTAGGTCTCAAGGATTCCCagattcttttcgtttttatgGCAATATACTCGATAAACATCGACAAATTGGAAATGCAGTTCCTCCACCACTAGGAGTAGCTATTGGTTATGAAATAAGGAATTGTATACAAAACAAAGATATAActgaaattgatataaaaatacaaaatgattaa